The DNA region GTCCGCTGAGGGCACTCCTTCCCAGGGAAAGCAGGCTGCAAGAACAAGGGCGAGGCCTAGGACCGCCAACCTCATAAAAAGACCACATCACCCGTGAGGGCAGGCCCGAACACGGAGACGAACTGAAGGCTTCCCTGGAACTGGTGGATGGCCCCGGCGGGTATCAGGACCAGGCTCCCCGGTCCCACCCTCTTACGAGTTAACTCTACCTGGGCCACTCCCTCCCCGTACGAGGCGTTTCCAACTCGGGGTCAAAGTACTCGGCCTTGTTCCAGATGCGCAAGAACGTTTCCTGGACGACGTTTTTAGCCTCGTCTTTATCCCTAAGGATCCGCCTGGCCAACGCGTGCACGTAAGAGGCATGACGGCGGCACAGGGCCAGCAGGGCCTCCTCGTTCCCCAGGATTA from Thermus antranikianii DSM 12462 includes:
- a CDS encoding sigma factor — protein: MGNTEDAELLRQVILGNEEALLALCRRHASYVHALARRILRDKDEAKNVVQETFLRIWNKAEYFDPELETPRTGREWPR